A single genomic interval of Schistocerca americana isolate TAMUIC-IGC-003095 chromosome 2, iqSchAmer2.1, whole genome shotgun sequence harbors:
- the LOC124595629 gene encoding protein POLR1D-like isoform X2 — protein sequence MSTDKSLDELAEEELLKEAKRAAERASIAGALGWQKCPLRQMNKTFLNNTVINIMHANKLKTKKMQNRKAHYDYAKEELKHSTQQQTIAQKQSTYPKVSDCRGSDSKSDLKHTKSGKVNKLFVQRCKNKEKEAVDLRSDSKTIKNKSY from the exons ATGTCCACCGATAAGAGTCTGGACGA ACTTGCTGAAGAAGAACTCCTGAAAGAAGCCAAACGAGCTGCCGAAAGGGCATCAATAGCTGGTGCCCTGGGATGGCAAAAGTGTCCATTAAGACAAATGAACAAgacatttctcaacaacactgtGATTAATATTATGCATGCGAAcaaacttaaaacaaaaaaaatgcaaaataggaAGGCTCATTATGACTATGCAAAGGAAGAATTAAAGCATTCTACCCAGCAGCAGACAATAGCACAAAAACAGTCAACATATCCAAAAGTCAGTGACTGCCGTGGTTCAGATTCTAAAAGTGACCTAAAGCATACCAAAAGTGGGAAAGTGAACAAACTATTTGTGCAGAGatgcaagaataaagaaaaggaagccGTTGATCTTAGAAGTGACAGTAAAACAatcaaaaataaaagttattag